A single region of the Amphiura filiformis chromosome 7, Afil_fr2py, whole genome shotgun sequence genome encodes:
- the LOC140157153 gene encoding uncharacterized protein has product MTVNQSPNGMQIVTPVTCRKAKSSQNALERWTHLEKSSARIRERLIFDNRFENFHLDRHQEDLKSSEEEVLRDIFRAKDHMKLSLIDLAQSKRQIRNSVCDYERKIRRGSHSPVFSLERDRLKKKERELRGLQARLQGPNSQLLAEHVQDELKMIEYRNSVGLNNLHVATTLPAIGTRVDPKFASLNPEENSHFINEYRGGSHDDFESYEKQDGGTSKSNNYARHQQMLPHSSSDKLVSRRDIESSDDKVPFERDTLKPAPIRSKKRPRHHHIINSHSRVNMVRESVTSLKVKKDMDHEPLINADFAIPLSPVPEEKPPSNKLNHHQLQNLEESMSLTSETVEREFSLIKHSSECAATDNAQPMATSIDEMTHSPVAEPLTVQEDLRTGALPPIIPMKDLPKKSKTSRCRTKMQRQLLKDKDGQLGVLSAVDIAASRRERHAQKRLAEVKMKTNKQINKVTASGNRRNPHHLDVALPRSRKTELEMDCSVPLDDQDRVSKVKKDVDGEVRLPPIRVDPYMLQELKRQRIKHRTECTKLPKLP; this is encoded by the coding sequence ATGACAGTCAACCAATCCCCAAACGGAATGCAAATAGTAACACCAGTCACGTGTCGCAAAGCAAAATCAAGTCAGAACGCATTAGAAAGATGGACTCACTTAGAAAAGAGTAGCGCACGGATTCGCGAAAGACTCATCTTTGATAATCGTTTCGAAAACTTTCATTTAGATCGCCACCAAGAAGATCTGAAAAGCAGCGAAGAAGAAGTTCTGCGAGATATATTTCGTGCCAAGGATCATATGAAGTTATCACTGATAGATTTAGCTCAATCGAAACGCCAGATTAGAAATAGTGTTTGTGATTACGAGAGAAAAATACGTCGAGGTTCTCATTCGCCCGTGTTTTCGTTGGAACGTGACCGATTAAAAAAGAAAGAGCGAGAACTAAGAGGACTTCAGGCTCGACTTCAGGGACCGAATTCTCAACTTTTGGCAGAACACGTGCAAGATGAGCTCAAAATGATTGAATATCGTAATTCGGTTGGTTTAAATAATCTTCATGTTGCAACGACACTGCCAGCGATCGGGACACGAGTAGATCCGAAGTTTGCATCTCTCAATCCGGAAGAGAATAGTCATTTCATCAATGAATATCGTGGCGGTAGTCACGATGACTTTGAGAGTTATGAAAAGCAAGATGGCGGCACTTCTAAGTCGAACAATTATGCGAGGCATCAACAAATGTTGCCACATTCATCCAGTGATAAACTGGTGTCAAGAAGAGATATTGAAAGTTCTGATGATAAAGTACCATTTGAAAGGGACACATTGAAACCTGCACCGATTAGATCAAAGAAAAGACCACGTCACCATCATATTATCAACTCGCATTCTCGTGTAAATATGGTGCGAGAATCGGTGACATCGTTAAAGGTTAAAAAGGATATGGACCATGAGCCATTAATCAATGCAGATTTCGCTATTCCTTTGTCACCTGTACCAGAGGAGAAGCCACCATCAAACAAGTTGAACCATCATCAGTTGCAAAACTTGGAAGAATCAATGTCTTTAACAAGTGAAACAGTTGAGAGAGAGTTCTCTCTCATAAAACATTCCTCAGAGTGTGCTGCAACTGATAATGCACAACCAATGGCAACATCGATTGATGAAATGACACATTCACCAGTGGCAGAACCTCTAACAGTGCAGGAAGACCTTCGAACAGGAGCCCTTCCGCCAATCATACCCATGAAAGACCTTCCAAAGAAGAGCAAAACAAGCAGATGTCGGACTAAGATGCAGCGTCAATTGTTGAAAGATAAAGATGGTCAACTAGGTGTGCTTTCGGCTGTTGATATAGCAGCTTCAAGACGAGAGAGGCACGCCCAGAAACGTCTTGCAGAAGTAAAAATGAAAACTAATAAACAAATCAATAAAGTAACGGCTTCAGGTAATAGGCGAAATCCACATCATCTCGATGTGGCCTTGCCAAGATCTCGAAAAACAGAGCTGGAAATGGACTGTAGCGTGCCTCTGGATGATCAAGACAGAGTATCAAAGGTGAAGAAAGATGTGGACGGAGAAGTCAGGTTACCACCCATTCGGGTTGATCCTTATATGTTGCAAGAATTGAAACGTCAAAGAATAAAACATCGAACAGAGTGTACAAAACTGCCGAAGCTTCCGTGA